A single genomic interval of Roseomonas aeriglobus harbors:
- a CDS encoding protease modulator HflC, with product MTGWLKGPMGLGIALLAAVIVLLSTFTIVDEKRQAVILRFEQPVRTVNAWQPNRDFGNTGAGVIARIPFVDRIVWVDKRVLDVDLENQPVLSTDQLRLQVDAYARFRVIDPLKMVVTARSEEGVTSALQPLFSSALRAELGKVEFATLLSPERGQVMDNIQTRLQNYATQYGVQIVDVRIKHADLPDGTPLESALNRMRTARQQQALTIRAQGQRNAQIVQAEADAQASKIYADAFGKDPQFYDFYRAMQSYRYTFGADGQADEGRGGTSIILSPQNGYLREFGGR from the coding sequence GTGACCGGCTGGTTGAAGGGCCCGATGGGCCTCGGCATCGCGCTGCTCGCGGCCGTCATCGTCCTGCTGTCGACGTTCACGATCGTCGATGAGAAGCGCCAGGCGGTCATCCTGCGCTTCGAACAGCCCGTGCGTACCGTGAACGCGTGGCAGCCGAACCGCGATTTCGGCAACACCGGCGCCGGCGTCATCGCGCGCATCCCGTTCGTCGACCGCATCGTCTGGGTCGACAAGCGCGTGCTCGACGTCGATCTGGAAAACCAGCCGGTGCTCTCGACCGACCAGCTGCGACTGCAGGTCGACGCCTATGCCCGCTTCCGCGTGATCGATCCGCTCAAGATGGTCGTGACAGCGCGCAGCGAAGAGGGCGTGACCTCGGCGCTCCAGCCGCTGTTCAGTTCGGCGCTGCGGGCCGAGCTCGGCAAGGTCGAATTCGCGACATTGCTCAGCCCCGAACGCGGCCAGGTGATGGACAATATCCAGACCCGCCTGCAGAATTACGCGACCCAGTACGGCGTCCAGATCGTCGACGTGCGGATCAAGCATGCCGATCTGCCGGACGGCACGCCGCTCGAATCCGCGCTTAACCGCATGCGCACCGCGCGCCAGCAGCAGGCACTGACCATCCGCGCACAGGGCCAACGCAATGCGCAGATCGTGCAGGCCGAGGCGGATGCCCAGGCGTCTAAGATCTACGCCGATGCGTTCGGCAAGGATCCGCAATTCTACGACTTCTACCGGGCGATGCAGTCCTATCGCTACACCTTCGGCGCCGATGGCCAGGCGGATGAAGGCCGCGGTGGAACATCGATCATCCTCAGCCCGCAGAACGGGTATCTGCGCGAATTCGGGGGACGATAG
- the hflK gene encoding FtsH protease activity modulator HflK, whose protein sequence is MSIFSGLATLGGILRNEPPKSPWGGPPSGGDGNGGKGSGGGNDGPRNPWSFPPEGRRPRPGGPSALDELLKRAKTGGGGGGGFSGGGFPGGGLPAKRLWAIGVGVIAAIWLVFTSFQQIGPQERGVVTFFGKYSRVLEPGIHLVLPAPINSVTKVNVRAIREENFPTSGSGENLMLTGDQNIVDLGYQVRWNIANPQDFVFQIRNPQETVRATAESAMRAVVADVTLDQAIGRGRTVIEARVQQTMQQILDDYNSGIMVQGVAISKADPPAAVNDDFKAVSAAQQQAQANLNNARAYAQQVIARAQGEAAKFDKIYEQYKTAPEVTRRRLYYETMEAVLAKSNKTIIEAQGVTPYLPLPEAAKRLPEPATPATTPAPAVQGGGQ, encoded by the coding sequence ATGAGCATCTTTTCGGGGCTGGCCACTCTCGGCGGCATCCTTCGCAACGAACCACCGAAGAGTCCATGGGGCGGGCCGCCATCGGGCGGCGACGGCAATGGCGGTAAGGGGAGTGGCGGCGGCAATGACGGGCCGCGCAATCCCTGGTCCTTCCCGCCCGAGGGGCGCCGTCCGCGTCCCGGCGGTCCCAGCGCGCTCGACGAACTGCTGAAGCGGGCAAAGACCGGCGGCGGGGGCGGCGGCGGCTTTTCGGGCGGCGGTTTCCCCGGCGGCGGCCTGCCGGCCAAGCGGCTGTGGGCGATCGGCGTCGGTGTGATCGCGGCGATCTGGCTGGTCTTCACCAGTTTCCAGCAGATCGGCCCGCAGGAACGCGGCGTCGTCACCTTCTTCGGCAAATATTCGCGCGTGCTCGAACCCGGCATCCATCTTGTCCTGCCGGCGCCGATCAACAGCGTGACGAAGGTCAACGTCCGCGCGATCCGCGAAGAGAATTTCCCGACCTCGGGGTCGGGCGAGAATCTGATGCTGACCGGCGACCAGAATATCGTCGATCTGGGCTATCAGGTGCGCTGGAACATCGCGAACCCGCAGGACTTCGTCTTCCAGATCCGCAATCCGCAGGAAACCGTCCGCGCGACCGCCGAAAGCGCGATGCGCGCGGTCGTCGCCGACGTGACGCTCGACCAGGCGATCGGCCGCGGCCGGACGGTGATCGAGGCGCGCGTGCAGCAGACGATGCAGCAGATCCTCGACGACTATAATTCGGGCATCATGGTCCAGGGCGTCGCCATTTCGAAGGCGGATCCGCCGGCGGCCGTCAACGACGACTTCAAGGCGGTATCGGCCGCCCAGCAGCAGGCGCAGGCGAACCTGAACAACGCCCGCGCCTATGCGCAGCAGGTCATCGCCCGCGCGCAGGGTGAGGCGGCGAAGTTCGACAAGATCTACGAACAGTACAAGACCGCGCCGGAAGTCACCCGCCGCCGCCTCTATTACGAAACGATGGAAGCCGTGCTCGCCAAGTCGAACAAGACGATTATCGAGGCGCAGGGCGTGACGCCCTACCTCCCGCTTCCCGAAGCGGCCAAGCGCCTGCCCGAACCGGCGACGCCGGCGACCACGCCCGCGCCTGCGGTGCAGGGAGGTGGCCAGTGA
- a CDS encoding Mrp/NBP35 family ATP-binding protein, protein MNDTSLPGLPPGATARVADGRASIILDVTGLSPDAADTLEAQARAVAEAAGLEARVARTASRVARRLIAVASGKGGVGKSTVSANLAVALAKRGRPVGLVDADISGPSQPRLFGVEDATPDAADKRMFPVPTAAGVGLVSMGMLVPRAQAIAWRGPMLAGALSQLLDAHWGAADPLILDLPPGTGDVQLTMVQKHRPAGAVIVSTPQDLALIDARRAIDFFEKAGVPIIGLIENMAGYACPHCGEVSDPFGSGGAQADAERLGLPFLGRIPLSREVRAASDAGTPPAAGNGPDAAAFDAVAEQVDDWLRTNGG, encoded by the coding sequence ATGAACGACACTTCCCTGCCCGGTCTGCCGCCCGGCGCCACCGCGCGCGTCGCCGACGGCCGCGCCAGCATCATCCTCGACGTGACCGGCCTGTCCCCCGACGCGGCGGACACGTTGGAAGCGCAGGCGCGCGCGGTCGCCGAAGCGGCGGGCCTGGAAGCGCGTGTCGCGCGCACGGCGTCGCGGGTTGCGCGGCGGCTGATCGCGGTGGCCAGCGGCAAGGGTGGCGTCGGCAAATCGACCGTGTCGGCCAATCTTGCGGTCGCGCTGGCCAAGCGCGGGCGGCCCGTCGGACTCGTCGATGCGGACATCTCCGGTCCGTCGCAACCGCGGCTGTTCGGCGTGGAGGACGCAACCCCCGATGCCGCCGACAAGCGGATGTTCCCGGTGCCGACGGCGGCAGGCGTGGGACTCGTTTCGATGGGTATGCTGGTGCCCCGGGCCCAGGCGATCGCCTGGCGCGGGCCGATGCTCGCAGGCGCGCTCAGCCAGTTGCTCGATGCGCATTGGGGCGCGGCCGACCCGCTGATCCTCGACCTGCCACCCGGCACCGGCGACGTCCAGCTGACGATGGTGCAGAAGCACCGCCCGGCGGGGGCCGTCATCGTCTCGACGCCGCAGGATCTGGCGCTGATCGACGCGCGGCGCGCGATCGATTTCTTCGAAAAGGCGGGCGTACCGATCATCGGCCTGATCGAGAATATGGCCGGCTATGCTTGCCCGCATTGCGGCGAGGTCAGCGATCCGTTCGGCTCGGGCGGCGCGCAGGCCGATGCCGAGCGGCTGGGCCTGCCGTTCCTGGGCCGCATTCCCTTGAGCCGCGAGGTCCGCGCCGCGTCCGACGCCGGTACGCCCCCGGCCGCCGGGAACGGCCCGGATGCGGCGGCGTTCGATGCGGTGGCGGAGCAGGTGGACGACTGGCTCCGCACCAACGGAGGGTGA
- a CDS encoding CoA-binding protein — MPLTCDEDIKALLESARTIAVVGASDRPDRPSYGVMQRLQDHGYRVIPVNPQITGEHVHGEFVFRELAQLGDPIDIVDIFRRPQAAGEAVDEAIRIGAKAVWMQLGVVNDEAAARAEAAGLKVVMDRCPAIEIPRLGVAPVA; from the coding sequence ATGCCGCTGACCTGCGACGAGGATATCAAGGCGCTGCTGGAGAGCGCACGCACCATCGCCGTGGTCGGCGCGTCCGATCGGCCCGACCGGCCGAGCTACGGCGTGATGCAGCGGCTTCAGGACCATGGCTACCGCGTGATCCCGGTCAATCCGCAGATCACCGGCGAACATGTCCACGGCGAGTTCGTCTTCCGCGAGCTGGCGCAACTCGGCGACCCGATCGACATCGTCGACATCTTCCGCCGCCCCCAGGCCGCCGGCGAGGCGGTGGACGAAGCGATCCGGATCGGCGCGAAGGCGGTGTGGATGCAATTGGGCGTCGTCAACGACGAAGCGGCGGCACGCGCCGAGGCGGCGGGGCTGAAGGTCGTGATGGACCGGTGCCCCGCGATCGAGATCCCGCGATTGGGTGTGGCGCCGGTCGCCTAG
- a CDS encoding DUF1294 domain-containing protein → MSITVLIIVGVVIVNAVTFVQFGADKQRAMRGVRRIRESHLLQLAFFGGTPAAYLARRVYRHKTRKQPFSDQLAAIAMLQVGVTIGLTIAFF, encoded by the coding sequence ATGTCGATCACGGTTTTGATCATCGTTGGTGTCGTTATCGTCAACGCGGTCACGTTCGTGCAATTCGGGGCAGACAAACAGCGTGCCATGCGCGGTGTGCGACGCATCCGGGAATCGCACCTTTTGCAACTGGCTTTTTTCGGCGGCACCCCCGCGGCGTATCTCGCGCGCCGTGTCTATCGGCACAAGACACGCAAACAGCCGTTTTCGGATCAACTTGCCGCGATCGCGATGCTGCAGGTCGGCGTAACGATCGGCCTGACGATCGCATTTTTCTAG
- the dapD gene encoding 2,3,4,5-tetrahydropyridine-2,6-dicarboxylate N-succinyltransferase produces MTDLQSTIDAAWDDRASLSTATTGAVRDAVNEALAMLDAGTARVAEPTGQGWQVNQWLKKAVLLSFRLNDNVPMDGWYDKVPLKFADWGADQFRDAGFRAVPGSVVRRGAFIGKGCVLMPSFVNIGAHVGDGTMVDTWATVGSCAQIGRNVHLSGGAGIGGVLEPLQADPVIIGDGAFIGARAEVAEGVRVGEGAVLSMGVYLGASTRIIDRASGKEYRGEVPPYSVVVSGSAPSASNPNGPNLYCAVIVKTVDAQTRSKTGINELLRD; encoded by the coding sequence GTGACCGATCTGCAATCGACCATCGACGCCGCCTGGGACGACCGCGCGTCGCTCAGCACCGCCACCACCGGCGCCGTGCGCGACGCGGTGAACGAGGCGCTGGCGATGCTCGATGCCGGCACTGCGCGCGTCGCCGAGCCGACCGGTCAGGGCTGGCAGGTCAATCAGTGGCTGAAAAAGGCGGTGCTGCTGTCGTTCCGCTTGAACGATAACGTGCCCATGGACGGGTGGTACGACAAGGTGCCGCTGAAGTTCGCCGACTGGGGCGCCGACCAGTTCCGCGACGCGGGCTTCCGCGCGGTGCCGGGCAGCGTCGTGCGCCGCGGTGCCTTCATCGGCAAGGGCTGCGTGCTGATGCCGAGCTTCGTCAACATCGGCGCCCATGTCGGTGACGGCACGATGGTCGACACCTGGGCGACGGTCGGATCGTGCGCGCAGATCGGACGGAACGTTCACCTGTCGGGCGGCGCAGGGATCGGCGGCGTGCTCGAACCGCTCCAGGCCGATCCGGTCATCATCGGCGATGGCGCGTTTATCGGCGCACGTGCCGAAGTGGCGGAGGGCGTCCGCGTCGGTGAAGGCGCCGTACTATCGATGGGCGTCTATCTCGGCGCCTCGACCCGCATCATCGACCGCGCGAGCGGCAAGGAATATCGCGGCGAAGTGCCGCCCTATTCGGTTGTCGTGTCCGGCAGCGCGCCATCGGCCAGCAATCCGAACGGGCCGAATCTCTACTGCGCGGTCATCGTGAAGACGGTCGATGCGCAGACGCGGTCGAAGACGGGGATCAACGAGCTGCTGCGGGACTGA
- a CDS encoding pyrimidine 5'-nucleotidase has protein sequence MRADLAHIEAWVFDMDNTLYPASCNLFAPIEARMTGYIAEKLGLPEAEASALRRGWFLSHGTTLAGLMAEHGVDPHEFLAYVHDVEMDVLEENAPLAALIAKLPGRKIVFTNGDGPYAEKVLGRLGLGSTFEGVHDIHAMALAPKPAPIAYQSLCDAYRLDPAAALFADDMARNLAPAKAIGMTTLWIDNGSEHQPEAHAAPYIDHATADLTAWLADLLGDPL, from the coding sequence ATGCGCGCCGATCTCGCCCACATCGAAGCCTGGGTCTTCGACATGGACAACACGCTCTACCCGGCGTCCTGCAACCTGTTCGCGCCGATCGAGGCGCGGATGACGGGGTATATCGCCGAGAAGCTGGGCCTGCCCGAGGCGGAGGCATCGGCGCTCCGGCGTGGTTGGTTTCTTAGCCACGGCACGACGCTCGCCGGGCTGATGGCCGAGCACGGCGTCGATCCGCACGAGTTCCTGGCCTATGTCCACGACGTCGAAATGGACGTGCTGGAGGAAAACGCGCCGCTCGCCGCGCTGATCGCGAAGCTGCCGGGGCGCAAGATCGTCTTCACCAACGGCGACGGGCCCTATGCCGAAAAGGTGCTTGGCCGCCTGGGGCTGGGGTCGACGTTCGAAGGCGTGCACGACATCCATGCGATGGCGCTGGCGCCCAAGCCCGCGCCGATCGCCTACCAGAGCCTGTGCGACGCCTACCGCCTCGACCCGGCCGCCGCGCTGTTCGCCGATGACATGGCGCGCAATCTGGCGCCGGCCAAGGCGATCGGCATGACGACGTTGTGGATCGACAACGGATCCGAACACCAGCCCGAGGCGCACGCCGCGCCGTACATCGACCATGCGACCGCGGATCTGACCGCGTGGCTCGCCGACCTGTTGGGAGACCCCCTGTGA
- a CDS encoding LLM class flavin-dependent oxidoreductase, with protein sequence MIPYSFLDLVPILEGGTAGQALAHAAKLAAHAEAQGFTRYWVAEHHGMPGIASAATAVVIGHLAAATKTIRVGAGGIMLPNHAPMVIAEQFGTLDALYPGRIDLGLGRAPGSDGRVARALRRTLDSDPNAFPRDVVELQSLFADDGATGIHATPGGGADVKLWILGSSTFGAQLAAMLGLPYSFASHFAPDSLDAAAAIYRRDFAGAGKPHFMPAFNVIAADTDEEAQLLATSQQQAFVAIRTTGTGIQLPPPVPGYRESLPPQAAAMLDHVLSCTAIGSADTVAKGLRAFIDRTGADEIMLTSSIYDQAARKRSLSIAAEVMRSL encoded by the coding sequence ATGATACCGTACAGTTTCCTCGACCTCGTCCCGATCCTCGAAGGCGGCACCGCGGGCCAGGCGCTCGCCCACGCCGCCAAGCTCGCAGCGCATGCGGAAGCGCAAGGCTTCACCCGCTATTGGGTCGCCGAGCATCATGGCATGCCGGGGATCGCGAGTGCCGCGACGGCGGTCGTCATCGGTCACTTGGCGGCCGCGACGAAGACCATCCGCGTCGGCGCGGGCGGGATCATGCTGCCCAACCACGCGCCGATGGTGATCGCCGAACAGTTCGGCACGCTCGACGCGCTCTATCCCGGACGGATCGACCTGGGTCTCGGCCGAGCGCCGGGCAGCGACGGGCGCGTGGCGCGAGCGCTCCGGCGGACGCTCGACAGCGATCCCAACGCCTTCCCGCGCGATGTCGTCGAGTTGCAGAGCCTGTTCGCCGATGACGGCGCGACCGGCATCCATGCGACTCCCGGCGGCGGGGCGGACGTAAAGCTGTGGATCCTGGGATCGAGCACCTTCGGCGCCCAACTCGCGGCGATGCTGGGGCTGCCGTACAGCTTCGCCTCGCACTTCGCGCCGGATTCGCTCGATGCCGCCGCCGCGATCTATCGGCGGGACTTTGCCGGCGCGGGCAAGCCGCACTTCATGCCCGCGTTCAACGTGATCGCCGCGGATACCGACGAAGAGGCCCAACTGCTCGCCACGTCGCAGCAACAGGCGTTCGTCGCGATCCGCACCACCGGCACCGGCATTCAGCTGCCCCCGCCGGTCCCCGGCTATCGCGAGAGCCTGCCCCCACAGGCCGCCGCGATGCTCGACCATGTGCTGTCGTGCACGGCGATCGGATCGGCGGACACGGTAGCGAAGGGCTTGCGCGCGTTCATCGACCGCACCGGCGCGGACGAGATCATGCTGACGAGTTCGATCTACGACCAGGCCGCGCGGAAGCGGAGCTTGTCGATCGCGGCCGAGGTCATGCGGTCGCTGTAA
- a CDS encoding HAMP domain-containing histidine kinase, with product MTVSTDPPRPYVRVTGSISRRMIAIAAAWILVLLAGGGYALDRVLTSAISSNFDNQLEFLLNTMLASAEIDSEGELVFNRQLADQRFLEPNSGLYWQISGGDFAPFPSRSLWDRRLATTEKHNDRNVHIYNSTQFPDETLRVAEIDSTVPGSPVRWRFQIAQNRDALDEQISALRRVLVRSFLLLGAGLIVMVALQTIWGLLPLRKLRLEIQRLREGKSTRVEGDMPMEIAPMVEELNALVAHNDRQAEEARRHAGNLAHALKTPLTVIMNAAAAGQSDLAETVIREARTMRRQVDHHLARARAVGRRGSAHSRADVWPSVEAVERAVARLYPNVRIDVDGQKDLIARIERQDLDEILGNLVENAAKYGGGSVFVTARANAGFVEILVEDDGMGIPEADRIRIFDRGVRLDSGKPGTGLGLAIVRDVAEIYEGTASLEESDDLGGLLVRLRLPAA from the coding sequence ATGACAGTTTCTACCGACCCCCCACGCCCCTACGTCCGCGTCACGGGCTCGATCTCGCGCCGGATGATCGCGATCGCGGCGGCGTGGATCCTCGTGCTCCTCGCCGGCGGCGGTTATGCGCTCGACCGTGTGCTCACATCGGCGATCAGCAGCAATTTCGACAATCAGCTCGAATTTCTGCTCAACACGATGCTTGCATCGGCCGAGATCGATTCGGAGGGCGAACTGGTCTTCAACCGGCAGCTCGCCGATCAGCGCTTCCTGGAGCCCAATTCGGGTCTCTACTGGCAGATCAGCGGCGGCGACTTCGCGCCTTTCCCGTCACGCTCGCTGTGGGACCGGCGGCTGGCGACCACCGAGAAGCACAACGATCGCAACGTCCACATCTATAATTCGACGCAGTTCCCTGACGAGACGTTGCGGGTCGCGGAGATCGATTCGACGGTGCCGGGATCGCCGGTGCGCTGGCGGTTCCAGATCGCGCAGAACCGCGATGCGCTCGACGAACAGATTTCGGCACTGCGCCGCGTGCTGGTCCGCAGCTTCCTGCTGCTGGGCGCCGGGCTGATCGTAATGGTCGCGCTCCAGACGATCTGGGGGCTGCTTCCCTTGCGCAAGCTCCGCCTCGAGATCCAGCGGTTGCGCGAAGGCAAGTCGACGCGGGTCGAGGGCGACATGCCGATGGAAATCGCGCCGATGGTCGAGGAGTTGAACGCACTGGTCGCACACAACGACCGCCAGGCAGAGGAGGCGCGGCGGCATGCCGGCAATCTCGCACATGCGCTGAAGACCCCGCTGACCGTCATCATGAATGCCGCCGCCGCGGGGCAGAGCGACCTTGCCGAAACCGTGATCCGCGAGGCGCGGACGATGCGGCGCCAGGTCGACCATCACCTCGCGCGTGCGCGTGCGGTCGGGCGGCGCGGCTCCGCGCACAGCCGCGCGGACGTCTGGCCCTCCGTCGAGGCAGTCGAGCGTGCGGTCGCGCGCCTCTATCCCAACGTCCGCATCGACGTGGACGGGCAAAAGGACCTGATCGCGCGGATCGAGCGGCAGGACCTCGACGAAATCCTCGGCAACCTAGTCGAGAACGCCGCGAAATATGGCGGTGGCAGCGTGTTCGTGACGGCGCGGGCGAACGCCGGTTTCGTCGAGATTCTGGTCGAGGACGACGGGATGGGCATCCCCGAGGCCGACCGCATCCGCATCTTCGACCGCGGCGTGCGGCTGGATTCGGGCAAGCCGGGGACGGGGCTCGGCCTCGCGATCGTGCGCGACGTCGCGGAAATCTACGAAGGCACGGCGAGCCTGGAGGAAAGCGACGATCTGGGCGGGCTGCTGGTGCGGCTCAGGTTACCGGCAGCGTAG
- a CDS encoding response regulator transcription factor: protein MRVLIVEDEPNLGQQLRNTLEGAGYAVDLATDGEEGHFLGSTEQYDAIILDLGLPEVDGLTVLDRWRKEGRTAPVLVLTARDSWSDKVAGLDAGADDYVAKPFQTEELIARLRALIRRASGNASAELTAGDIRLDTRSGKVTKAGEPVKLTAQEYKLLSYLLHHKGKVVSRTELIEHIYDQDFDRDSNTIEVFVTRIRKKLGQDVITTIRGLGYSLDEPDERRPSE from the coding sequence ATGCGCGTTCTGATCGTCGAGGACGAACCCAATCTCGGCCAACAGCTCCGCAATACGCTGGAAGGTGCGGGCTATGCCGTCGATCTGGCGACGGATGGTGAAGAGGGGCATTTCCTCGGTTCGACCGAGCAATATGACGCGATCATCCTCGACCTGGGCCTGCCCGAAGTCGATGGACTGACCGTGCTCGACCGCTGGCGCAAGGAAGGCCGCACCGCTCCCGTGCTGGTGCTGACCGCACGCGACAGCTGGTCGGACAAGGTTGCCGGGCTCGACGCGGGCGCCGACGATTATGTCGCCAAGCCGTTCCAGACGGAGGAGTTGATCGCCCGCCTGCGTGCGCTGATCCGCCGCGCGTCGGGCAACGCCTCGGCAGAGCTGACCGCGGGCGACATCCGCCTGGACACCCGTTCGGGCAAGGTGACCAAGGCTGGCGAGCCGGTGAAGCTGACCGCGCAGGAATATAAGCTGCTCAGCTATCTGCTGCACCACAAGGGCAAGGTCGTCAGCCGCACCGAGCTGATCGAACATATCTACGACCAGGATTTCGACCGCGATTCGAACACGATCGAAGTGTTCGTGACGCGCATCCGCAAGAAGCTGGGTCAGGACGTCATCACGACCATCCGCGGGCTCGGTTACAGCCTGGACGAACCCGACGAGCGCCGGCCGAGCGAGTGA
- a CDS encoding ATP-binding cassette domain-containing protein has protein sequence MASAPILSYEKLGLVQGSGWLFRDLDLFIGQRDRLALIGRNGAGKTTLLKLIAGTIDSDEGRRTIVPGTKVILLEQDPKVDGSATLRDFTLSGDDAPERHEVEAIADQLGIDLNREAATASGGERRRAAIARALAMDPDVLLLDEPTNHLDIHAIEWLEDWLSRFRGAFVAISHDRAFLTNLTKSTLWLDRGKIRRAEVGFGGFEAWTETVYAEEERNAARLDAKLKIEEHWLQRGVTGRRRRNQGRLAKLKEMRAERAAMQGPQGAAALSVAADDSKTKVVIDVKGVTKRFGAGNEQRTVIKDLNLRVTRGDRLGIVGANGAGKTTLLRLLTGELAPDEGTIRLAKTLDGIVIDQQRKLMAPDKTVRDVLTQGGEWIEVQGSKKHVAGYLKEFLFDPSLVDAKIGTLSGGERSRLLLAREFARPSNLLVLDEPTNDLDLETLDLLQEVIADYAGTVLIVSHDRDFLDRTVTVTLGLDGSGTVDVVAGGYADWEAKRKPKIAARAPVKAAPVAEAPKPKAAKLSYKDQRDYDLLPKRIDELDAAIARDEAALADATLFMRDPKKFDALMASVAKARDEKDMAEMRWLELAEMAEGLG, from the coding sequence ATGGCCTCTGCCCCCATCCTCTCCTACGAAAAGCTCGGCCTCGTCCAGGGCTCTGGCTGGCTCTTCCGCGACCTCGACCTGTTCATCGGCCAACGCGACCGGCTGGCGCTCATCGGCCGCAATGGCGCGGGCAAGACGACGCTGTTGAAACTGATCGCCGGCACGATCGATTCCGACGAAGGCCGCCGCACGATCGTGCCCGGCACGAAGGTTATCCTGCTCGAACAGGACCCCAAGGTCGACGGCTCCGCGACGCTGCGCGACTTCACGCTGTCGGGCGACGATGCGCCCGAGCGTCACGAGGTCGAGGCGATCGCCGACCAGCTGGGCATCGACCTGAACCGCGAGGCGGCGACGGCGAGCGGCGGCGAGCGGCGGCGGGCGGCGATCGCGCGGGCGCTGGCGATGGACCCCGACGTGCTGCTGCTCGACGAACCGACCAACCACCTCGACATCCATGCGATCGAGTGGCTGGAGGATTGGCTGTCACGTTTCCGCGGCGCGTTCGTCGCGATCAGCCACGACCGCGCGTTCCTGACCAACCTGACCAAGTCGACTTTGTGGCTCGACCGCGGCAAGATCCGCCGCGCCGAAGTCGGCTTCGGAGGGTTCGAGGCCTGGACCGAGACGGTCTATGCCGAGGAGGAACGCAACGCCGCGCGGCTCGATGCGAAGCTGAAGATCGAGGAACATTGGCTGCAGCGCGGCGTCACCGGGCGGCGGCGGCGCAACCAGGGGCGGCTCGCGAAACTCAAGGAAATGCGCGCCGAACGCGCCGCGATGCAGGGGCCGCAAGGCGCCGCCGCCCTGTCGGTCGCCGCGGACGACAGCAAGACCAAGGTCGTCATCGATGTTAAGGGCGTGACGAAGCGGTTCGGCGCCGGAAACGAACAACGCACGGTCATCAAGGACCTGAACCTGCGTGTCACGCGTGGCGACCGGCTGGGCATCGTCGGCGCGAACGGCGCAGGCAAGACCACCCTGCTTCGCCTGTTGACCGGCGAACTGGCGCCCGACGAGGGCACAATCCGGCTTGCCAAGACGCTGGACGGCATCGTCATCGACCAGCAGCGCAAGCTGATGGCGCCCGACAAGACCGTGCGCGACGTGCTGACCCAGGGCGGCGAGTGGATCGAGGTCCAGGGCAGCAAGAAGCATGTCGCGGGCTACCTCAAGGAGTTCCTGTTCGACCCCTCGCTGGTCGATGCCAAGATCGGCACGCTGTCGGGCGGCGAGCGGTCGCGTCTGCTGCTGGCGCGTGAGTTCGCGCGGCCGTCGAACCTGCTGGTGCTCGACGAACCGACCAACGATCTCGACCTCGAGACGCTCGATCTGTTGCAAGAAGTCATCGCGGACTATGCGGGCACGGTGCTGATCGTCAGCCACGACCGCGACTTCCTCGACCGGACGGTGACGGTGACGCTGGGCCTCGACGGGTCGGGTACGGTCGACGTGGTCGCGGGCGGCTATGCCGATTGGGAGGCCAAGCGGAAGCCGAAAATCGCCGCCAGGGCACCGGTGAAGGCGGCGCCGGTCGCCGAGGCGCCCAAGCCGAAGGCGGCGAAACTCTCGTACAAGGACCAGCGCGACTACGACCTGTTGCCCAAGCGGATCGACGAGCTGGATGCCGCGATTGCGCGCGACGAAGCGGCGCTGGCCGACGCGACCCTGTTCATGCGCGATCCGAAGAAATTCGACGCCCTGATGGCTTCGGTCGCCAAGGCGCGCGACGAGAAGGACATGGCCGAGATGCGGTGGCTCGAGCTGGCGGAAATGGCCGAGGGGTTGGGATAG